Proteins encoded by one window of Girardinichthys multiradiatus isolate DD_20200921_A chromosome 14, DD_fGirMul_XY1, whole genome shotgun sequence:
- the LOC124880162 gene encoding tripartite motif-containing protein 16-like — protein sequence MDQAKICCSICLDLLKDPVTIPCGHSYCRNCIKDHWDEEDQRRIHSCPQCRKEFIPRPVLEKNIMLADLVEHLKKTELQPAPADHCYAGPEDVACDVCTGRKMKAVKSCLVCLVTYCEKHLQLHYESPAFQKHKLVDPSKKLQENICSRHDEVMKIFCRTDQQCICYLCSMDEHKGHETVSAAAERTEKQKELQVSRQQIQQRIQDQEKDLKLLQQEVKAINVSADKAVEDSEKIFTELIHLIQKRSSDVKQQIRSQQKTEVSRVKDLQEKLEQEITELKRKDAELKQLSNTDDHNQFLYNYPSLSALSESTHSSSINIHPLRYFEDVTAAVSELRDKLQDILKDTWTNISLAVTEGDVLLPESEPEPKTRAEFLKFSQEITLDPNTAHMKLLLSEGNRKVALMRQQQPYPDHPDRFTGWPQVLSRESLTGRCYWEVEWRGGGVNIAVSYKNINRAGGFGFNDKSWSLYCYTDSYTFYHNNIQTPVPGPVSSRLGVFLDHRAGILSFYSISETMTLLHKVQTTFTQPLHARICIGSLFLTSYGSSAEFI from the coding sequence ATGGACCAAGCAAAAATCTGTTGTTCCATCTGTTTGGATCTCCTGAAGGATCCGGTGACTATTCCTTGTGGACACAGCTACTGTAGGAACTGTATTAAAGACCActgggatgaagaagatcagagGAGAATCCACAGCTGTCCTCAGTGCAGGAAAGAGTTCATACCAAGGCCTGTCCTGGAAAAGAACATCATGTTAGCAGATCTAGTGGAGCATCTAAAGAAGACTGAACTCCAACCTGCTCCAGCTGATCACTGCTATGCTGGACCTGAAGATGTGGCCTGTGATGTCTGCACTGGAAGGAAGATGAAAGCTGTGAAGTCCTGTCTGGTCTGTTTAGTTACTTactgtgagaaacatcttcAGCTTCATTATGAATCTCCTGCTTTTCAAAAACACAAGCTCGTGGATCCCTCCAAGAAGCTCCAGGAGAACATCTGCTCTCGTCATGATGAGGTGATGAAGATCTTCTGTCGTACTGATCAGCAGTGTATCTGTTATCTCTGCTCTATGGATGAACATAAAGGTCATGAAACAgtctcagctgcagcagaaaggaCTGAGAAGCAGAAGGAGCTCCAGGTGAGTCGACAACAAATCCAGCAGAGAATCCAGGACCAAGAGAAAGATCTGAAGCTGCTTCAACAGGAGGTGAAGGCCATCAATGTCTCTGCTGATAAAGCAGTGGAGGACAGTGAGAAGATCTTCACTGAGCTGATCCATCTCATCCAGAAAAGAAgctctgatgtgaagcagcagatcagatcccagcagaaAACTGAAGTGAGTCGAGTCAAAGATCTtcaggagaagctggagcaggagatcactgagctgaagaggaaagATGCTGAGCTGAAGCAGCTCTCAAACACAGATGATCACAACCAGTTTCTCTACAACTACCCCTCACTGTCAGCACTCAGTGAGTctacacactcatccagcaTCAATATTCATCCTCTGAGATACTTTGAggatgtgacagcagctgtgtcaGAGCTCAGAGATAAACTACAGGACATCCTGAAAGACACATGGACAAACATCTCACTGGCAGTCACTGAAGGAGATGTTTTACTGCCAGAATCGGAACCAGAACCAAAGACCAGAGCTGAATTCCTAAAATTTTCACAAGAAATCACCTTGGATCCAAACACAGCACACATGAAACTGTTATTATCTGAGGGGAACAGAAAAGTAGCATTAATGAGACAACAACAGCCTTATCCTGATCATCCAGACAGATTCACTGGTTGGCCTCAGGTCCTGAGTAGAGAGAGTCTGACTGGACGTTGTTACTGGGAGGTGGagtggagaggaggaggagtaaaTATAGCAGTTTCATACAAGAATATCAATAGAGCAGGAGGATTTGGATTCAATGACAAATCTTGGTCATTATATTGTTACACAGACAgttacacattttatcacaacaaCATTCAAACTCCAGTACCAGGTCCAGTTTCCTCCAGACTAGGAGTGTTTCTGGACCACAGAGCAGGTATTCTGTCTTTCTACAGCATCTCTGAAACCATGACTCTCCTCCACAAAGTCCAGACCACATTCACTCAGCCTCTACATGCTAGGATTTGTATTGGCTCTTTATTTCTCACCTCTTATGGATCTTCTGCTGAGTTCATTTAA
- the LOC124881032 gene encoding tripartite motif-containing protein 16-like gives MYIYLLKDPVTIPCGHSYCRNCIKEHWDGEDQRRIHSCPQCRKTFRPKPVLEKNIMLAELVEHLKKTELQAAPADHCYAGPEDVACDVCTGRKMKAVKSCLVCLVTYCDKHLKLHYESPAFQKHKLVDPSKKLQKNICSRHDEVMKIFCRTDQQCICYLCSMDEHKGHETVPASAARTEKQKELQVSRQQIQQRIHDQEKDLKLLQQEVEAINVSADKAVEDSEKIFTKLIRLIQKRRYYVKQQIISQQETEVSRVKDLQEKLEQEITELKRKDAELEQLSKTEDHNQFLHNYPSLSALSESTHSSSINIRPLRYFEDVTAAVSELRDKLQDILRDTWTNISLRVTEVKVLLSEPEPKTRAEFLKYSQKITLDPNIENRDLLLSEGNRKVALMNQLQSYPDHPDRFTDCSQVLSRESLTGRCYWELEWRGVVGVAVSYKNISRAGESEECYFGFNGKSWSLYSNINSYKFCHNNNKT, from the coding sequence atgtatatatatctgCTAAAGGATCCAGTGACTATTCCCTGTGGACACAGCTACTGTAGGAACTGTATCAAAGAACACTGGGatggagaagatcagaggagaaTCCACAGCTGCCCTCAGTGCAGGAAAACCTTCAGACCAAAGCCTGTCCTGGAGAAAAACATAATGTTAGCAGAGTTAGTGGAGCATCTAAAGAAGACTGAACTCCAAGCTGCTCCAGCTGATCACTGCTATGCTGGACCTGAAGATGTGGCCTGTGATGTCTGCACTGGGAGGAAGATGAAAGCTGTCAAGTCCTGTCTGGTCTGTTTAGTTACTTACTGTGACAAACATCTTAAGCTTCATTATGAATCTCCTGCATTTCAAAAACACAAGTTGGTGGACCCCTCCAAGAAGCTCCAGAAAAACATCTGTTCCCGTCATGATGAGGTGATGAAGATCTTCTGTCGTACTGATCAGCAGTGTATCTGTTATCTCTGCTCTATGGATGAACATAAAGGTCATGAAACAGTCCCAGCTTCAGCAGCAAGGACTGAGAAGCAGAAGGAGCTCCAGGTGAGTCGACAACAAATCCAGCAGAGAATCCATGACCAAGAGAAAGATCTGAAGCTGCTTCAACAGGAGGTGGAGGCCATCAATGTCTCTGCTGATAAAGCAGTGGAGGACAGTGAGAAGATCTTCACCAAGCTGATCCGTCTCATCCAGAAAAGAAGGTATTACGTGAAGCAGCAGATCATATCCCAGCAGGAAACTGAAGTGAGTCGAGTCAAAGATCTtcaggagaagctggagcaggagatcactgagctgaagaggaaagATGCTGAACTGGAGCAGCTCTCAAAGACAGAGGATCACAACCAGTTTCTCCACAACTACCCCTCACTGTCAGCACTCAGTGAGTctacacactcatccagcatcaatattcgtcctctgagatactttgaggatgtgacagcagctgtgtcagagctcagagataaactacaggacatcctgagagacacatggacaaacatctcactgagaGTCACTGAAGTGAAGGTTTTActgtcagaaccagaaccaaagacCAGAGCTGAGTTCTTAAAATATTCACAAAAAATCACTCTGGATCCAAACATAGAAAACAGGGATCTGTTATTATCTGAGGGGAACAGAAAGGTAGCATTAATGAACCAGCTACAGTCTTATCCTGATCATCCAGACAGATTCACTGATTGCTCTCAGGTTCTGAGTAGAGAGAGTCTGACTGGACGTTGCTACTGGGAGTTGGAATGGAGAGGAGTAGTTGGTGTAGCAGTTTCATACAAGAACATCAGCAGAGCAGGAGAGTCAGAAGAATGTTATTTTGGATTCAATGGTAAATCTTGGTCATTATATTCTAACATAAACAGTTACAAATTTTGtcacaataacaataaaacttGA